A window of Rhodococcus sp. SGAir0479 contains these coding sequences:
- a CDS encoding NfeD family protein, producing MTALGVLALVVGVLLIVIEAHAPTYGALGVVGTVFAGTGAWLLFTSGGVGLELALPVTLGTAAVGLGAVAVTGRKVLTARREPVRTGAQSLVGSEALVRSWDGEQGQVEMDGGLWRARMAFGYNEIPSAGESVVVEGVRGLTLSVRRREPWELPC from the coding sequence ATGACCGCATTGGGTGTGTTGGCGCTGGTAGTGGGCGTGCTGCTGATCGTGATCGAAGCGCACGCGCCGACCTACGGTGCCCTCGGTGTGGTCGGCACCGTGTTCGCTGGGACCGGAGCGTGGCTGCTGTTCACCTCCGGCGGAGTGGGTCTCGAGCTCGCGCTGCCGGTGACCCTCGGGACGGCCGCCGTCGGACTCGGCGCGGTCGCCGTGACGGGCCGCAAGGTACTCACCGCCCGCCGTGAACCCGTGCGCACCGGCGCGCAGTCGCTCGTCGGATCCGAGGCTCTGGTCCGCAGTTGGGACGGCGAGCAGGGGCAGGTGGAGATGGACGGCGGCTTGTGGCGCGCCCGAATGGCGTTCGGCTACAACGAAATTCCGAGTGCGGGGGAGTCCGTCGTCGTCGAGGGAGTGCGTGGACTCACGCTGAGCGTGCGTCGCCGTGAACCGTGGGAGTTGCCATGTTGA
- the recC gene encoding exodeoxyribonuclease V subunit gamma, with the protein MLTLHRAESAGTLAAALAQVLVTPLADPFEREVVAVPAKGVERWLTQRLSHVLGAGEAGHDGVAANIDFPSPTRLIDQALAAVDGHDVDDDPWHPARMLWTLLRVIDDCVAEPWCSVLARHLGHGFDDHRAGRRYGTAAHLAELFRAYGSQRPAMLVDWAAGRDTDGLAPLDDDLCWQAQLWRRLRERIGSPSPAERLDAACARLREQPELLELPERLSLFGPTRLGADQIAVLSAIGANRDVHVWIPHPSIEMWGELADTEPPRRRADDLRALDVAHPLLASLARDVRELQSRLSAIGMVDVHHPGPARPSTLLGQLQSDIAADRQPSSWAVDDTVEIHACHGPARQVEALRERLLHLFQDDPTLEPRDVVVMCPDVETYAPLVRAAFGQGVAGPLTHPGHRLRVRLADRALHQTNPVLGVVATLLDLADSRVTVSQVLDLAATAPVRRRFRFDDDNLERMREWTVAAGARWGIGRRERGAFGLGDFEQNTLKAALDRILLGAAADDADSEWLSLALPLDDVESNDIDLTGRLAEYVDRLDVALRGLTGPQSAEQWSAALARALDLLVDVAEADAWQLGQARRELAAAVEHGGDTLLRLADVRAMLRARLAGRPTRANFRTGELTVCTMVPMRSVPHRVVVLLGLDDDVFPRGTGIDGDDVLARDPLLGERDPRSEDRQLLLDAIMSASERLLLFYTGADPVNGTPRPPAVPLAELRDVLVAMAGADVVQRHPLQPFDPRNFDPVRPGSFDHAALGGARAAQQPSAPAPAFLPEPLPPLEPGDVDLAELISFLENPIQGFLRQRLGFRVPDLDEDIADTLDLELDPLARWGIGERMLGARLAGADPAAFRAAEWRRGTLPPARLGDAALSDIEWTVDSLVRASAPVHAGPAEAVDIDVDLGGRRLVGTVDGVHGEVLARTTFSRLAPKHRIGAWVRLLAVTATRRGGNLTAVTTGRGRGRTPVMRSTLTAPENAAEILTRLVEMRDRGLVAPLPLTAATSAAYADQRFRGRSIELALVAADREWGGDFGDGKDRHVRYVHGPDAELSVLTERPAPPGAYEPSCFGTEAAVLWGPLLAAETLGEP; encoded by the coding sequence GTGCTGACGTTGCACCGCGCCGAGAGCGCCGGCACGCTCGCGGCTGCGCTCGCTCAGGTGCTGGTCACCCCGCTCGCGGACCCGTTCGAACGCGAGGTCGTCGCGGTCCCGGCCAAGGGTGTCGAACGCTGGCTGACGCAGCGCCTGTCCCACGTGCTGGGTGCCGGTGAGGCCGGCCACGACGGTGTCGCCGCCAACATCGACTTCCCGTCGCCGACGCGGTTGATCGACCAGGCGCTCGCGGCCGTCGACGGGCACGACGTCGACGACGACCCGTGGCATCCGGCGCGGATGCTGTGGACGTTGCTACGGGTGATCGACGACTGCGTGGCCGAACCCTGGTGCTCGGTGCTGGCGCGACATCTGGGCCACGGTTTCGACGACCACCGCGCCGGCCGCCGGTACGGCACCGCCGCGCACCTGGCCGAACTGTTCCGCGCGTACGGCTCGCAGCGCCCCGCGATGCTGGTCGACTGGGCCGCCGGCCGCGACACCGACGGGCTGGCGCCGCTCGACGACGACCTGTGCTGGCAGGCCCAGCTCTGGCGACGGCTGCGGGAGCGGATCGGCAGCCCCAGCCCCGCCGAGCGCCTCGACGCCGCGTGCGCGCGGCTGCGCGAGCAGCCGGAACTGCTCGAGCTGCCCGAACGGCTGTCGCTGTTCGGCCCCACCCGGCTGGGCGCCGACCAGATCGCGGTGCTGTCCGCGATCGGCGCCAACCGTGATGTGCACGTGTGGATCCCGCACCCGAGCATCGAGATGTGGGGCGAGCTGGCGGACACCGAACCGCCGCGTCGCCGCGCCGACGACCTGCGTGCGCTGGACGTCGCCCACCCACTGCTCGCGAGCCTCGCCCGCGACGTGCGCGAGCTGCAGTCGCGGCTGAGCGCCATCGGGATGGTCGACGTCCATCACCCGGGACCGGCGCGGCCGTCGACGCTGCTCGGGCAGTTGCAGTCCGACATCGCCGCCGACCGGCAGCCGTCGTCGTGGGCGGTCGACGACACCGTCGAGATCCACGCCTGCCACGGCCCGGCCCGGCAGGTGGAGGCGCTGCGGGAGCGGCTGCTGCACCTGTTCCAGGACGATCCCACGCTCGAGCCCCGCGACGTGGTGGTGATGTGCCCGGACGTCGAGACGTACGCGCCACTGGTGCGGGCCGCGTTCGGGCAGGGTGTGGCGGGCCCGCTCACCCATCCCGGGCACCGGCTGCGGGTGCGGCTGGCCGACCGTGCGCTGCACCAGACCAACCCGGTGCTCGGGGTGGTGGCGACGCTGCTCGACCTCGCGGACTCCCGCGTCACCGTCAGCCAGGTCCTCGACCTGGCCGCGACCGCGCCGGTGCGCCGCCGCTTCCGCTTCGACGACGACAATCTCGAACGCATGCGGGAGTGGACCGTGGCGGCCGGGGCGCGGTGGGGGATCGGCCGCCGCGAGCGTGGCGCGTTCGGGCTCGGTGACTTCGAGCAGAACACCCTCAAGGCCGCGCTCGACCGCATCCTCCTGGGCGCCGCGGCCGACGACGCCGACAGCGAATGGCTCTCGCTCGCACTGCCGCTCGACGACGTCGAGAGCAACGACATCGACCTCACCGGGCGTCTCGCCGAGTACGTCGACCGGCTCGACGTGGCGCTGCGCGGGCTCACCGGACCGCAGTCGGCCGAGCAGTGGTCGGCGGCGCTGGCCCGGGCGCTGGACCTGCTGGTCGACGTTGCCGAGGCCGACGCGTGGCAGCTGGGGCAGGCGCGGCGCGAGCTGGCCGCGGCCGTCGAGCACGGCGGGGACACGCTGCTGCGGCTGGCCGACGTGCGGGCGATGCTGCGGGCGCGGCTCGCCGGCCGGCCCACCCGCGCCAACTTCCGGACCGGTGAGCTCACGGTGTGCACGATGGTGCCGATGCGCTCGGTCCCGCACCGGGTGGTGGTGCTGCTCGGGCTCGACGACGACGTCTTCCCCCGCGGCACCGGCATCGACGGCGACGACGTGCTGGCCCGCGATCCGCTACTGGGGGAACGGGATCCGCGCAGCGAGGACCGGCAGCTGCTGCTGGACGCGATCATGTCCGCGAGCGAGCGGCTGCTGCTGTTCTACACCGGCGCCGACCCGGTGAACGGCACTCCCCGCCCGCCCGCGGTGCCGCTCGCGGAGCTGCGCGACGTGCTGGTGGCGATGGCCGGGGCGGACGTGGTGCAGCGGCATCCGTTGCAGCCGTTCGATCCCCGCAACTTCGACCCGGTCCGGCCCGGCAGCTTCGACCACGCCGCGCTGGGCGGGGCCCGCGCCGCGCAGCAGCCGTCGGCGCCCGCGCCCGCGTTCCTCCCGGAGCCGCTGCCGCCGCTCGAGCCCGGTGACGTCGATCTCGCCGAGCTGATCTCATTCCTGGAGAACCCGATTCAGGGTTTCCTGCGGCAGCGCCTCGGGTTCCGGGTGCCCGACCTCGACGAGGACATCGCCGACACCCTCGACCTCGAACTCGACCCGCTGGCCCGGTGGGGGATCGGGGAGCGGATGCTCGGCGCCCGGCTCGCCGGTGCGGACCCGGCCGCGTTCCGGGCCGCGGAGTGGCGGCGCGGCACCCTGCCACCCGCGAGGCTCGGCGACGCCGCGCTCTCGGACATCGAGTGGACCGTCGACTCACTGGTCCGCGCGTCGGCACCGGTGCACGCCGGACCCGCCGAGGCGGTCGACATCGACGTCGATCTCGGGGGCCGGCGGCTGGTCGGCACCGTCGACGGCGTGCACGGCGAGGTGCTCGCGCGGACCACGTTCTCCCGACTGGCACCCAAGCACCGGATCGGGGCGTGGGTGCGGCTGCTCGCCGTCACCGCGACGCGGCGCGGCGGGAACCTCACCGCCGTCACCACCGGCCGCGGCCGCGGCCGCACCCCGGTGATGCGGTCGACGCTGACGGCCCCGGAGAACGCGGCCGAGATCCTCACCCGGCTGGTCGAGATGCGCGACCGCGGCCTGGTGGCGCCGCTGCCGCTGACCGCGGCGACGTCGGCGGCGTACGCGGACCAGCGGTTCCGCGGCCGGTCCATCGAGCTGGCGCTGGTGGCCGCCGACCGCGAGTGGGGCGGCGACTTCGGCGACGGCAAGGACCGGCACGTCCGATACGTGCACGGGCCCGACGCGGAGCTGTCCGTGCTCACCGAGCGGCCCGCGCCGCCGGGGGCGTACGAACCGAGCTGCTTCGGCACCGAGGCCGCCGTACTGTGGGGGCCGCTGCTCGCGGCCGAGACCCTGGGGGAACCGTGA
- a CDS encoding UvrD-helicase domain-containing protein: MFAPLPQGTTVLEASAGTGKTYAIVGLAARFVAEEDIDLSQLLLVTFSRAATKELRERTRERFASAAAGLADPAAARDSDDPLVAHLAATDDAEIALRRRRLMQALSDFDAGTIVTTHSFCQRMLDGLGIAGERDPDAVLVEEAEDLVAEVIADLFLHRFARADSRTLRPADARAAARAAIFDPQSVLAPEDAEGTRAGDAVAFATAVRQETQRRKRLAGIRDFDDLPALLHAVLTDPEHGEAACRRVRDRYRVVLVDEFQDTDPQQWGILRAAFHGHSTLVLVGDPKQAIYAFRGAEVLSYLDAVGSAHSHQELTTNWRSDADLVAALGHLHGGAALGHRDIVVHPVSAAKPGSRLQGAAPLRLRYLCRAGAGRLNNSGFPAVGALRTRVAADVAADIVALLGSGATLELDGVTRPVAPGDIAILAGTNAQIALVREALDRVGVPSVLAGGTSVFETPAATHWLQLLQALEQPHRPDRVRLAALTPLIGWTAADIDARSDEVVARVGGQLRELATVFAQSGFAALFERLAAESGLEARLLTVASGERTLTDLRHIGQLLGAVAVDESLGLTALTGWLTDRIKDPKSGSGDRSRRLDSDAAAVQIATVHASKGLEYPIVYVPFGWSTGRYADPNRLLLHDEHGRRILDIGGEGSPGYGDRRRRRDAEAAGEDLRLLYVALTRAQCQLVLWWAPAYSTNEAPLHRMLFGREPGESDVPQKVGVPEDPMVAEQLTRWAEAAPVTVEVHAVGADPIPKPSWTPPQEETGELAAAVFRRELDAGWRRTSYTALTASAHEHPGVTSEAEEPEIEDEPEEPALITPAPALGIPSTMNDMPYGAVFGTLVHEILEHVDTAAADLEAELVRHCREAVAARMSQVDPVALADALLPVLRTPLAGGGTLADITPRDRLPELDFELPLAGGDDPAVLTVTLHRIVDLLRMHLPSDDVLAPYADRLATLEPTPLRGYLTGSIDAVLRREGPRFVIVDYKTNRIAPGEVTTADFTREAMAGEMMRSHYPLQALLYAVALHRYLRWRLPGYDPATHLGGVQYLFVRGMVGPDTPDGAGVFDWDPPAALVVELSDLLAASAEGNA; this comes from the coding sequence CTGTTCGCGCCGCTGCCGCAGGGCACCACCGTGCTCGAGGCCAGCGCCGGCACCGGCAAGACGTACGCGATCGTCGGGCTCGCGGCCCGCTTCGTCGCGGAGGAGGACATCGACCTCTCGCAGCTGCTGCTGGTCACCTTCAGCCGCGCCGCCACCAAGGAGCTGCGCGAACGCACCCGCGAGCGGTTCGCCTCCGCCGCAGCCGGATTGGCGGACCCGGCCGCCGCCCGCGACAGCGACGATCCCCTGGTGGCGCACCTGGCCGCCACCGACGACGCCGAGATCGCGCTGCGGCGCCGACGGCTGATGCAGGCGTTGTCGGACTTCGACGCCGGCACCATCGTCACCACCCACAGCTTCTGCCAGCGGATGCTCGACGGCCTCGGCATCGCCGGCGAGCGCGACCCGGACGCGGTGCTGGTCGAGGAGGCCGAGGACCTGGTCGCCGAGGTGATCGCCGACCTGTTCCTGCACCGCTTCGCCCGCGCCGACTCCCGCACCCTGCGGCCCGCCGACGCGCGTGCCGCCGCCCGGGCCGCGATCTTCGACCCGCAGTCGGTGCTCGCCCCCGAGGACGCCGAGGGCACCCGCGCCGGGGACGCCGTCGCGTTCGCCACCGCCGTCCGACAGGAGACCCAGCGCCGCAAGCGGCTCGCCGGCATCCGGGACTTCGACGACCTGCCCGCGCTGCTGCACGCCGTGCTCACCGATCCCGAGCACGGGGAGGCGGCGTGCCGGCGGGTGCGGGACCGCTACCGGGTGGTGCTGGTCGACGAGTTCCAGGACACCGACCCGCAGCAGTGGGGGATCCTGCGCGCCGCGTTCCACGGGCACTCCACGCTGGTGCTGGTCGGCGACCCCAAGCAGGCCATCTACGCGTTCCGCGGCGCCGAGGTGCTCAGCTACCTCGACGCCGTCGGGTCCGCGCACAGCCACCAGGAGCTCACCACCAACTGGCGCAGCGACGCCGATCTCGTTGCCGCACTGGGGCATCTGCACGGCGGCGCCGCCCTCGGGCACCGCGACATCGTCGTGCATCCAGTGTCGGCGGCCAAGCCGGGGTCGCGGCTGCAGGGGGCGGCGCCGCTGCGGTTGCGGTACCTGTGCCGGGCGGGCGCCGGACGGCTCAACAACTCCGGCTTCCCGGCCGTCGGGGCGCTGCGCACGCGGGTCGCGGCGGATGTGGCCGCCGACATCGTCGCACTGCTCGGGAGCGGCGCCACCCTCGAGCTGGACGGGGTGACGCGGCCGGTCGCGCCGGGGGACATCGCGATCCTGGCCGGCACCAACGCCCAGATCGCGCTGGTGCGGGAGGCGCTGGACCGGGTGGGCGTGCCGTCGGTGCTGGCCGGCGGCACCAGCGTCTTCGAGACCCCGGCCGCCACGCACTGGCTGCAGCTGCTGCAGGCGCTCGAGCAGCCGCACCGCCCCGACCGGGTGCGGCTCGCGGCGCTCACCCCGCTCATCGGCTGGACCGCCGCCGACATCGACGCCCGCAGCGACGAGGTGGTCGCCCGCGTGGGCGGGCAGCTGCGGGAGCTGGCGACGGTGTTCGCGCAGTCCGGGTTCGCGGCGCTGTTCGAGCGGCTCGCCGCCGAGTCCGGGCTCGAGGCGCGGCTGCTGACCGTCGCGTCGGGGGAGCGCACGCTCACTGACCTGCGGCACATCGGGCAGCTGCTGGGCGCGGTCGCCGTCGACGAGTCCCTCGGGCTCACCGCGCTCACCGGCTGGCTCACCGACCGCATCAAGGACCCGAAATCCGGTAGCGGCGACCGCAGCCGGCGCCTCGACAGCGACGCGGCCGCGGTACAGATCGCGACCGTGCACGCCAGCAAGGGCCTCGAGTACCCCATCGTGTACGTGCCGTTCGGGTGGAGCACCGGCCGCTACGCCGACCCCAACCGGCTGCTGCTGCACGACGAGCACGGCCGCCGCATCCTCGACATCGGCGGCGAGGGCAGCCCCGGCTACGGCGACCGCCGGCGTCGGCGCGACGCCGAGGCCGCCGGCGAGGACCTGCGGCTGCTGTACGTCGCGCTCACCCGCGCCCAGTGCCAGTTGGTGCTGTGGTGGGCGCCCGCGTACTCCACCAACGAGGCGCCGCTGCACCGGATGCTGTTCGGGCGCGAGCCGGGGGAGTCGGACGTCCCGCAGAAGGTGGGCGTGCCGGAGGACCCGATGGTCGCCGAGCAGCTCACCCGCTGGGCGGAGGCCGCGCCGGTGACGGTGGAGGTGCACGCCGTGGGCGCCGACCCGATTCCGAAGCCGTCGTGGACGCCGCCGCAGGAGGAGACCGGTGAGCTGGCAGCCGCCGTCTTCCGCCGCGAGCTGGACGCCGGGTGGCGCCGCACGTCGTACACCGCGCTCACCGCGTCGGCGCACGAGCATCCCGGCGTCACCAGCGAGGCCGAGGAACCGGAGATCGAGGACGAGCCGGAGGAGCCCGCGCTCATCACGCCCGCGCCCGCCCTGGGCATCCCGTCGACCATGAACGACATGCCCTACGGCGCGGTGTTCGGCACGCTGGTGCACGAGATCCTCGAGCACGTCGACACCGCTGCCGCGGACCTCGAGGCCGAGCTGGTGCGGCACTGCCGCGAGGCCGTGGCCGCGCGGATGTCGCAGGTCGATCCGGTGGCGCTGGCCGACGCGCTGCTACCTGTCCTGCGGACCCCGCTCGCCGGTGGCGGCACCCTCGCCGACATCACCCCGCGGGACCGGCTGCCGGAGTTGGACTTCGAGCTACCGCTCGCCGGCGGCGACGACCCGGCGGTGCTCACGGTGACGCTGCACCGGATCGTGGACCTGCTGCGGATGCATCTGCCGTCCGACGACGTCCTCGCGCCGTACGCGGATCGGCTCGCCACCTTGGAGCCGACGCCGCTGCGCGGCTACCTCACCGGCAGCATCGACGCCGTGCTGCGGCGCGAGGGTCCCCGGTTCGTCATCGTCGACTACAAGACCAACCGCATCGCGCCCGGCGAGGTGACCACCGCCGACTTCACCCGCGAGGCGATGGCCGGGGAGATGATGCGCTCGCACTACCCGCTGCAGGCGCTGCTGTATGCCGTTGCGCTGCACCGGTATCTGCGGTGGCGGCTGCCCGGCTACGACCCGGCGACGCACCTGGGTGGGGTGCAGTACCTGTTCGTGCGCGGCATGGTCGGCCCCGACACCCCGGACGGCGCGGGGGTGTTCGACTGGGATCCGCCCGCCGCGCTGGTGGTGGAGCTGTCGGATCTGCTGGCGGCGAGTGCCGAGGGGAACGCATGA
- a CDS encoding 8-oxoguanine DNA glycosylase OGG fold protein: MHLLDDGFAPPEACVQWCRARAYPLHVLDDSPRLDLDWWNHHLREQGHEIVLHGRDLDGRVVDRGIAVVQRNDLQLDSELVVAEHDALGLLFLCAAWRSAHASRRATRRVPDVFNPYAEQDPLAKIKTVLDRCVKDKRIPEPSRDAWSGWPDMPGVGVPLMALFMWAVGVRRGGIRAQAIDQHGVSTLIHEGWLEEPSVSGFTLRRYDRYLELLGDWATQVGTEPELIEMWLVQRWNARVHEARSGARAEPTLF, translated from the coding sequence ATGCATCTGCTCGACGACGGGTTCGCGCCACCGGAGGCCTGCGTGCAGTGGTGCCGCGCTCGCGCCTATCCGCTGCACGTGCTCGACGACAGCCCGCGCCTCGACCTCGACTGGTGGAACCACCACCTCCGCGAGCAGGGGCACGAGATCGTCCTGCACGGGCGCGACCTCGACGGCCGGGTGGTCGACCGCGGTATCGCCGTCGTCCAGCGCAACGACCTGCAACTGGACAGCGAACTGGTCGTCGCCGAGCACGACGCCCTCGGGCTGCTGTTCCTGTGCGCCGCCTGGCGCAGCGCCCACGCCAGCCGCCGCGCCACCCGCCGGGTGCCGGACGTGTTCAATCCGTACGCCGAGCAGGACCCGCTCGCGAAGATCAAGACCGTGCTGGACCGGTGCGTCAAGGACAAGCGGATCCCCGAACCGTCCCGCGACGCGTGGTCGGGCTGGCCGGACATGCCCGGTGTCGGGGTGCCGCTGATGGCGCTGTTCATGTGGGCGGTCGGGGTGCGGCGCGGCGGCATTCGCGCCCAGGCGATCGATCAGCACGGTGTCTCGACGCTGATCCACGAGGGCTGGCTCGAGGAGCCGTCGGTCAGCGGCTTCACCCTCCGCCGCTACGACCGCTACCTGGAACTGCTCGGCGACTGGGCGACGCAGGTGGGCACCGAGCCGGAGTTGATCGAGATGTGGCTGGTTCAGCGCTGGAACGCCCGCGTGCACGAAGCCCGCAGCGGCGCCCGCGCCGAGCCGACGCTGTTCTGA
- a CDS encoding epoxide hydrolase family protein, whose product MSTFDHVPISSPDPAAVHPFTVRAADADLDDLRGRLAAARLPEAETVQGAAPGRARWDQGVPLADLVEVVNYWRTGYDWRSFEARLDRIGQFRTTIDGLGIHFLHRRSARADATPLLLTHGWPGSIAEFVRVVDELADPQDPAVPAFHVVVPSLPGFGYSDRPTTTGWGTEKIAAAWVQLMGRLGYDRFLAHGGDWGGNITTVLAGRFPQHVLGVHTLFAEAPPGLSVDGLTADERRWTEETRDFWHHRAAYAKQQATRPQTLGYSLVDSPVGLLAWILDKFAEWSDTEDSPFETISMDAVLDDVTLYWLTRTGASAARIYYESHNSLDPELRVDVPSAITMYPRDIEKCPRPWAEQRYRRIVRWREPETGGHFPSLEVPDGFVRDLREGLAAVLAATRTSTPSGVTK is encoded by the coding sequence CGCCCGACCCCGCCGCGGTGCACCCGTTCACCGTGCGCGCCGCCGACGCCGACCTCGACGATCTGCGCGGGCGGCTGGCGGCGGCGCGGCTGCCGGAGGCCGAGACGGTCCAGGGCGCAGCGCCCGGCCGGGCCCGATGGGACCAGGGCGTTCCACTCGCCGACCTTGTCGAGGTGGTGAACTACTGGCGTACCGGGTACGACTGGCGCTCGTTCGAGGCGCGACTCGACCGGATCGGCCAGTTCCGCACCACCATCGACGGCCTGGGCATCCACTTCCTGCACCGCCGTTCGGCGCGCGCGGACGCCACGCCGCTGCTCCTCACGCACGGCTGGCCGGGCAGCATCGCCGAGTTCGTCCGTGTGGTGGACGAGCTGGCGGATCCGCAGGACCCCGCCGTGCCGGCGTTCCATGTGGTGGTTCCGTCGCTGCCCGGCTTCGGCTACAGCGACCGCCCCACCACCACCGGGTGGGGCACCGAGAAGATCGCGGCCGCCTGGGTGCAGCTGATGGGACGGCTCGGCTACGACCGGTTCCTCGCGCACGGCGGCGACTGGGGCGGCAACATCACCACGGTGCTCGCCGGCCGGTTCCCGCAGCACGTCCTGGGCGTCCACACCCTGTTCGCGGAGGCGCCGCCGGGGTTGTCCGTGGACGGGCTGACGGCGGACGAGCGCCGATGGACCGAGGAGACCCGCGACTTCTGGCACCACCGGGCGGCGTACGCGAAGCAGCAGGCCACGCGGCCGCAGACCCTCGGGTACTCGCTGGTCGACTCCCCGGTGGGGCTGCTCGCCTGGATCCTCGACAAGTTCGCCGAGTGGTCGGACACCGAGGACAGCCCCTTCGAGACGATCTCGATGGACGCGGTGCTCGACGATGTCACGCTGTACTGGCTGACGCGGACCGGCGCCTCGGCGGCCCGCATCTACTACGAGAGCCACAACTCGCTCGACCCCGAGCTTCGGGTCGACGTCCCGTCCGCGATCACCATGTATCCCCGCGACATCGAGAAGTGCCCACGCCCGTGGGCGGAGCAGCGGTACCGGCGGATCGTCCGGTGGCGGGAGCCCGAGACCGGCGGCCACTTCCCGTCGCTGGAGGTCCCCGACGGTTTCGTCCGGGACCTGCGGGAGGGCCTGGCGGCCGTGCTGGCCGCCACCCGGACGTCGACGCCGTCGGGTGTGACGAAGTAA
- the recD gene encoding exodeoxyribonuclease V subunit alpha, whose product MIEARVAQRGKGMLREFNEAGVLEAADVHVALRLATLSGETREPVHLATALAVRAVRSGSVCLELSRIREVTVDEEFEVDPAALPWPDDAVVAEGLASSPLVVGGQAGPLRPLRLVDGLLYLDRYYRQEQTVRRILDERAHGHPTVDEDLLRAGLDELFRDFADPSRPSDAPDRQRIAAAVAATHWTSVIAGGPGTGKTHTVARALALLARQQPGLRIGLAAPTGKAAARLQESVREQAELVGLRSELPAMTLHRMLGWQRGTSRFRFNETNHLPYDVIVVDETSMVSLTMMCRLLEAVRPEARLVLVGDPDQLTSVDAGAVLADLVARPVTGVENPVLARVVGVDLSASDDPAEAALSRSERDRLRGGVIRLSRGRRFGGAIAQLAVAVRDGDEDRALEILRSGAADVSFVDPEDLAGLRADVVSTSAEVTAAALAGDAAGAVRASEKHRLLCAHREGPFGASWWARNAMTWIGEATGSRLDPERWYAGQPLMVTANDHEMRIYNGDTGVVVADGSEVSGGDLVAAFARGEEPYLVHLSHLASVQTVYAMTIHRSQGSQYDVVSVILPGEESSLLTRELLYTAITRARTHVRIVGTEAAVRAAVGRRVLRASGLRRG is encoded by the coding sequence ATGATCGAGGCACGCGTCGCGCAGCGCGGCAAGGGGATGCTGCGGGAGTTCAACGAGGCCGGGGTGCTCGAGGCCGCCGACGTGCACGTCGCGCTGCGGCTGGCGACGCTCAGCGGGGAGACCCGCGAGCCGGTGCACCTGGCGACGGCGCTGGCGGTGCGGGCGGTGCGGTCGGGCTCGGTGTGCCTGGAGCTGAGCCGGATTCGGGAAGTGACGGTCGACGAGGAGTTCGAGGTCGATCCCGCGGCGCTGCCGTGGCCGGACGACGCCGTCGTCGCCGAGGGCTTGGCGTCGAGTCCGCTGGTGGTGGGCGGCCAGGCCGGGCCGCTGCGCCCGCTGCGGCTGGTGGACGGGCTGCTGTACCTGGATCGGTACTACCGGCAGGAGCAGACGGTGCGCCGGATCCTGGACGAGCGCGCGCACGGCCACCCGACCGTCGACGAGGACCTCCTGCGGGCCGGGCTGGACGAGTTGTTCCGGGACTTCGCGGATCCGTCGCGTCCGTCGGACGCCCCGGACCGGCAGCGCATCGCGGCGGCCGTCGCGGCCACGCACTGGACGTCGGTGATCGCGGGCGGTCCGGGCACCGGCAAGACGCATACGGTGGCGCGGGCGCTGGCGCTGCTCGCGCGGCAGCAGCCGGGACTGCGGATCGGGTTGGCGGCGCCCACCGGCAAGGCGGCGGCGCGGCTGCAGGAGTCGGTGCGCGAGCAGGCGGAGCTTGTCGGTCTGCGGTCGGAGTTGCCGGCGATGACGCTGCACCGGATGCTCGGCTGGCAGCGAGGGACCAGCCGGTTCCGGTTCAACGAGACCAACCATCTGCCGTACGACGTGATCGTGGTGGACGAGACGTCGATGGTGTCGCTGACGATGATGTGCCGGCTGCTCGAGGCGGTGCGCCCGGAGGCGCGGCTGGTGCTGGTGGGCGACCCAGACCAGTTGACGTCGGTGGACGCCGGCGCGGTGCTCGCCGACCTGGTCGCGCGGCCGGTGACCGGGGTGGAGAACCCGGTGCTGGCGCGGGTGGTGGGCGTGGACCTGTCGGCGTCGGACGATCCGGCCGAGGCGGCGCTGAGCCGGTCGGAGCGGGATCGGTTGCGGGGTGGCGTGATTCGGCTCAGTAGGGGTCGCCGGTTCGGTGGCGCGATCGCGCAGCTGGCGGTGGCGGTGCGCGACGGTGACGAGGACCGCGCCCTCGAGATTCTGCGGAGCGGGGCGGCGGACGTGTCGTTCGTCGACCCGGAGGATCTGGCCGGGCTGCGCGCCGATGTGGTGTCGACGTCGGCGGAGGTGACGGCGGCGGCACTGGCCGGGGATGCGGCGGGCGCGGTGCGGGCGTCGGAGAAGCATCGGCTGCTGTGTGCGCACCGGGAGGGCCCGTTCGGGGCGTCGTGGTGGGCGCGCAACGCGATGACGTGGATCGGGGAGGCGACAGGAAGCCGACTGGACCCGGAGCGCTGGTACGCCGGGCAGCCGCTGATGGTGACCGCGAACGACCACGAGATGCGGATCTACAACGGGGACACCGGGGTGGTGGTCGCCGACGGTTCTGAGGTTTCGGGCGGCGATCTGGTCGCGGCCTTCGCGCGCGGTGAGGAGCCGTATCTGGTGCACCTGAGCCACTTGGCGTCGGTACAGACGGTGTACGCCATGACGATTCACCGCAGTCAGGGCAGCCAGTACGACGTGGTCTCGGTGATCCTGCCGGGGGAGGAGTCGTCGCTGCTCACCCGGGAATTGCTGTACACGGCGATCACCCGTGCGCGGACGCACGTGCGGATCGTGGGGACCGAGGCGGCCGTGCGGGCGGCCGTGGGGCGACGAGTCCTGCGGGCGAGTGGGTTGCGGCGGGGATGA
- a CDS encoding SIMPL domain-containing protein — protein MPTNPVTITVTGHAERSVPPNRGVVHLNIEFDACG, from the coding sequence ATGCCGACCAATCCCGTCACGATCACCGTCACCGGCCATGCCGAACGCTCGGTCCCGCCCAATCGCGGTGTGGTCCACCTGAACATCGAGTTCGACGCCTGCGGGTGA